One genomic segment of Rhodobacter sp. 24-YEA-8 includes these proteins:
- a CDS encoding ABC transporter permease subunit, whose protein sequence is MSIAGKRVARGLDTPFEERLFQRVVLLVPLAGLALFFLYPLAIVIWRSLLQRDGAVGFGNYREILALDHLWRVVWNSMVMSGLTALICVSLGLVIAYAMSRSRIPLRWLVSLALILPLLAPSLVQALGLIFMFGRNGLLNYLTGMQMQIYGLPGLVIANSMYALPQAVMILAVALRYADRRQYDAALVLGASPWRRFVDITLPSLRFGLLSAGFVCFTVTITDFGNAAVIGGNYRVLASEIYAQVVGQMNFNMGAVVGILLLIPTLLAFYLEKVAAQRGGTQEGAIPVEPDRWAPRDIPLWAASYLTALFLIAIVAVVIFASFVQLWPYKMSLTLKNYNITTHGGYDPLWTSLYASLITATFGTLMLFALVLAQRKMSRGPARLVYLLAIIPVGVPGLVLGLSYVLSFNVKPVFPGILYGSALLIAFCNFYHYHSQGFLTMVTGVRNVPRQLEETVTTIGGGVWANLRDAIIPIMVPTLISVFFFLFMRGMVTLSAVIFLITPKLSVGAVSVMRLDQAGSSTQAA, encoded by the coding sequence ATGAGCATTGCAGGTAAACGCGTCGCGCGCGGCCTGGATACCCCGTTTGAAGAGCGGCTTTTTCAGCGCGTGGTGCTGCTGGTGCCGCTGGCGGGGCTGGCGCTTTTCTTCCTCTATCCGCTGGCGATTGTGATCTGGCGCAGCCTGTTGCAACGCGACGGGGCGGTGGGCTTTGGCAATTACCGCGAGATCCTCGCGCTTGATCACCTCTGGCGCGTGGTGTGGAATTCGATGGTGATGAGCGGTCTGACCGCGCTGATCTGTGTCAGCCTTGGCCTTGTGATCGCCTATGCGATGAGCCGCAGCAGGATACCGCTGCGCTGGCTGGTCTCGCTGGCACTGATCCTGCCACTGCTGGCGCCCTCGCTGGTACAGGCGCTTGGTCTGATCTTCATGTTTGGCCGCAATGGCCTGCTGAATTATCTGACCGGGATGCAAATGCAGATCTACGGTCTGCCCGGCCTGGTGATCGCCAATTCGATGTATGCTTTGCCCCAGGCCGTAATGATCCTTGCGGTCGCGCTGCGCTATGCCGACCGGCGCCAGTATGATGCGGCGCTGGTGCTGGGCGCCTCGCCCTGGCGGCGTTTTGTCGATATCACGCTGCCATCGCTGCGGTTCGGCCTTCTGAGCGCGGGTTTTGTCTGTTTCACCGTGACCATCACCGATTTCGGCAATGCGGCGGTGATCGGCGGCAATTACCGGGTGCTGGCATCCGAGATTTACGCTCAGGTCGTCGGCCAGATGAATTTCAACATGGGGGCGGTGGTCGGGATCCTGCTGCTGATCCCCACTTTGCTGGCCTTTTATCTTGAAAAAGTCGCCGCACAGCGCGGCGGCACCCAGGAAGGCGCGATCCCGGTCGAGCCCGACCGCTGGGCGCCGCGCGATATTCCGCTTTGGGCCGCCAGCTACCTGACCGCGCTTTTCCTGATCGCGATTGTCGCCGTGGTGATCTTCGCAAGCTTTGTGCAGCTCTGGCCCTATAAAATGAGCCTGACGCTGAAGAACTATAATATCACCACCCATGGCGGCTATGATCCGCTCTGGACCTCACTTTATGCCTCGCTGATCACCGCGACGTTTGGCACCCTGATGTTGTTCGCCCTGGTTCTGGCGCAACGCAAGATGTCGCGCGGCCCGGCAAGGCTTGTCTATCTGCTGGCGATCATTCCGGTTGGCGTGCCCGGTCTGGTGCTGGGGCTTTCCTACGTGCTGTCCTTCAATGTGAAGCCGGTCTTTCCCGGCATTCTTTACGGCTCGGCCCTGCTGATCGCATTTTGCAACTTCTACCATTACCACTCGCAGGGGTTCCTGACGATGGTAACGGGCGTGCGCAATGTGCCGCGACAGCTTGAGGAAACCGTGACCACGATCGGTGGCGGTGTCTGGGCCAACCTGCGCGATGCGATCATTCCGATCATGGTGCCAACGCTGATT
- a CDS encoding ABC transporter ATP-binding protein, which yields MTLDIRGLSKFYGTFQALNEIDLSVGDSEFVCLLGPSGCGKTTLLRVIAGLESFETGEMILGGRDLATIGARDRGFGIVFQSYSLFPQMTAAQNIGYGLKLRQRPRAEISARVEELLALVRLEQFADRLPWQLSGGQQQRVAIARALAVQPALLLLDEPLSALDARVRAGLRTEIRQMQKRLGIPTIMVTHDQEEALTMSDRVVCMSAGRIEQIGSPAEIYARPATRFVADFVGSSTLLSAARAAGFGVTPPQGQGDSLFALRPEDVLIREDAAATGRVRSITFLGNVSRVEVDWQGETILAETHRLPGFSEGASVDLSLQAGAGVWVQP from the coding sequence ATGACCCTGGACATCCGAGGGCTGTCGAAGTTCTATGGCACATTTCAGGCGCTGAACGAGATCGATCTCTCGGTCGGCGACAGTGAATTCGTTTGTCTGCTCGGGCCTTCGGGCTGCGGCAAGACCACGCTTCTGCGGGTGATCGCCGGGCTGGAAAGCTTTGAGACCGGCGAGATGATCCTGGGCGGGCGCGATCTTGCCACGATCGGGGCGCGGGATCGCGGTTTCGGCATCGTCTTCCAGTCCTATTCGCTGTTCCCGCAGATGACTGCGGCGCAGAATATCGGCTATGGGCTGAAATTGCGGCAGCGCCCCCGGGCCGAGATCTCTGCGCGGGTCGAAGAACTTCTGGCGCTGGTCAGACTGGAACAATTCGCCGACCGCCTGCCCTGGCAGCTTTCCGGCGGGCAGCAGCAAAGGGTGGCGATTGCGCGCGCCCTGGCAGTTCAGCCGGCGCTTTTGCTGCTGGACGAGCCGCTTTCGGCGCTGGATGCGCGGGTACGGGCCGGGCTCAGGACCGAGATCCGTCAGATGCAGAAGCGGCTTGGCATCCCGACCATCATGGTGACCCATGACCAGGAAGAGGCGCTGACCATGTCGGACCGCGTGGTCTGCATGAGCGCGGGCCGGATCGAGCAGATCGGCTCTCCGGCGGAAATCTACGCGCGGCCGGCGACCCGCTTTGTCGCAGATTTCGTCGGCAGTTCGACCCTGTTAAGCGCCGCGCGCGCGGCGGGGTTCGGCGTCACGCCGCCCCAGGGCCAGGGCGACAGCCTTTTCGCACTGCGTCCGGAAGATGTGCTTATCCGCGAGGATGCGGCAGCCACGGGCCGGGTGCGGTCGATCACCTTCCTCGGCAATGTCAGCCGCGTCGAGGTGGACTGGCAGGGCGAAACCATCCTGGCCGAAACCCACCGCCTGCCCGGTTTCAGCGAAGGCGCTTCGGTTGACCTCAGCCTGCAGGCGGGTGCCGGTGTCTGGGTTCAGCCATGA
- a CDS encoding ABC transporter substrate-binding protein → MKNTISLLAGLALGVAALPALAGEITVYSALEEDEIAAYLERAAADMPDVTVNLLRLSTGDLGARLIAEAGNPQADVIWGFALTNMLNPAIYDQLAGYDAKGEDALGAQFRDKDGRWFAPTGYVGAFCVNTERLAQLGAPVPTSWEDLKNPAYKGEVVMPDPSSSGTGYLQIAAILQGAGDEAGWQLIKDIDPNMAQYTTSGSRPCRMAQAGEFAIGASLSYVAMQGIDEGYPIQMVIPSDYAGFELEANGLMASAKNPDDAKRFLDWTLGEGAAEAYAARKDLVTIPGVPRSPQAEKAGLPEDLSSVLFPMNFAASGEARDAILTKWRETVGR, encoded by the coding sequence ATGAAGAATACTATTTCACTTCTTGCCGGGCTTGCTCTCGGGGTGGCGGCATTACCGGCACTGGCGGGCGAGATCACGGTCTATTCAGCGCTGGAAGAAGACGAGATTGCTGCCTACCTGGAGCGGGCAGCCGCCGATATGCCGGATGTCACCGTCAACCTGCTGCGGCTTTCGACCGGCGACCTTGGCGCGCGGCTGATCGCCGAGGCCGGCAATCCGCAGGCCGATGTCATCTGGGGCTTTGCCCTCACCAATATGCTTAACCCGGCGATCTATGATCAGCTTGCGGGCTATGACGCCAAAGGCGAAGATGCCCTTGGCGCGCAGTTCCGCGACAAGGATGGCCGCTGGTTCGCGCCCACGGGCTATGTCGGCGCTTTCTGCGTCAATACCGAACGTCTGGCCCAGCTGGGCGCGCCGGTCCCCACCTCCTGGGAAGATCTGAAGAACCCCGCCTATAAGGGCGAGGTGGTGATGCCTGATCCGTCCTCTTCGGGCACCGGCTATCTGCAGATCGCGGCGATCCTGCAGGGCGCGGGGGATGAGGCCGGCTGGCAGCTGATCAAGGATATCGACCCGAATATGGCACAATATACCACCTCTGGCTCGCGGCCCTGCCGCATGGCTCAGGCCGGTGAATTCGCCATCGGGGCATCACTTTCCTACGTGGCGATGCAGGGAATTGATGAGGGCTATCCGATCCAGATGGTGATCCCCTCGGATTACGCCGGCTTTGAGCTGGAGGCCAACGGGCTGATGGCTTCGGCGAAAAATCCCGATGATGCCAAACGTTTCCTTGACTGGACGCTCGGAGAAGGCGCGGCCGAAGCCTATGCGGCGCGCAAGGATCTGGTCACCATTCCCGGTGTGCCGCGGTCGCCCCAGGCGGAAAAAGCCGGTCTGCCGGAAGATCTTTCCTCGGTGCTTTTCCCGATGAATTTCGCAGCTTCGGGCGAGGCGCGTGACGCGATCCTCACCAAATGGCGCGAGACCGTCGGGCGCTGA
- the hisN gene encoding histidinol-phosphatase, with the protein MADYAFKIATEAGRLGMQWFRKPVAIDIKEDQSPVTEADRAVEAFLRERLRAAFPEHAILGEEFGLEGQSGAPTWVVDPIDGTRSFITGWPIWGTLMALTTDDRPQLGIVHMPALGETWVASAGNGCRFHGADGTSSAARTSSCEDLAQARFYTTSPDYFDSSERSHYEAIRDASRVRRFGGDCYGYGLLASGHIDLIVESRLQPYDFLAIAPVVTEAGGVITDWQGKPLTPGSGEQVIAAATPALHREALAFLNS; encoded by the coding sequence ATGGCTGATTATGCGTTCAAAATCGCGACCGAGGCCGGAAGGCTGGGGATGCAATGGTTTCGCAAGCCGGTCGCAATTGACATCAAAGAAGACCAGAGCCCCGTCACCGAAGCAGATCGCGCGGTCGAGGCCTTTCTGCGCGAGAGACTGCGCGCGGCCTTTCCGGAACACGCAATTCTGGGCGAAGAATTCGGCCTGGAAGGCCAGTCCGGCGCTCCGACCTGGGTCGTCGATCCGATTGACGGCACTCGGAGCTTTATCACCGGCTGGCCGATCTGGGGCACCCTGATGGCGCTGACCACCGATGATCGCCCGCAGCTTGGCATCGTGCATATGCCGGCCCTTGGCGAAACCTGGGTCGCAAGCGCCGGCAATGGTTGTCGCTTTCACGGCGCTGACGGAACAAGCAGTGCCGCGCGCACCAGCAGCTGTGAAGACCTGGCCCAGGCGCGGTTCTACACTACATCTCCCGACTATTTCGACAGCAGCGAACGCTCGCATTACGAGGCGATCCGCGATGCGTCCCGGGTCCGGCGGTTCGGCGGAGACTGCTATGGATACGGCTTGCTTGCCTCGGGACATATCGACCTCATTGTCGAAAGCCGCCTGCAGCCTTATGATTTCCTTGCCATCGCGCCCGTGGTCACCGAGGCTGGCGGCGTCATCACTGACTGGCAGGGCAAACCATTGACCCCAGGCTCCGGCGAGCAGGTCATCGCTGCCGCAACGCCCGCATTGCACCGCGAAGCCCTGGCCTTTTTGAACAGCTAA
- a CDS encoding DeoR/GlpR family DNA-binding transcription regulator: MWQAKRHQRIRALLETFGQVSIDRIVTELGVSRETVRRDLKELEEAGALRRVHGGIVPSHAENEAPYPERTRQNLREKRAIAGACLGLVSPGQTLLIDAGSTTACLAGQLAGLSGLLVFTNSVEVANHLSTATSRARQNRAILFGGDFISAPASTCGMTTLAAIANVRADIAFSSPYGLSAADGATSMLVEEAEIARAVFASATRRILLADGSKLGRCGRISFASAGEPDHIIMDAAAQEHPHFTLLQEKSGNRIICAGAETPQ; this comes from the coding sequence ATGTGGCAGGCAAAGCGTCATCAGCGGATCCGCGCCCTACTGGAAACTTTTGGTCAGGTCAGCATCGACAGGATCGTCACCGAACTTGGCGTCTCACGCGAGACGGTGCGGCGCGACCTGAAAGAGCTGGAAGAAGCGGGGGCCCTGCGGCGCGTTCATGGCGGTATCGTACCGTCACATGCCGAGAATGAAGCACCATATCCTGAACGGACCCGCCAGAATCTGCGCGAAAAGCGGGCGATTGCCGGGGCTTGCCTCGGGCTTGTCAGCCCCGGCCAGACCTTGCTGATCGATGCGGGCAGCACCACCGCCTGCCTTGCCGGGCAACTGGCCGGGCTGAGCGGCCTGCTGGTCTTCACCAATTCGGTCGAGGTCGCCAATCATCTGAGCACGGCCACATCGCGCGCGCGCCAGAATCGCGCCATTCTGTTTGGCGGCGATTTCATTTCTGCACCGGCCTCGACCTGTGGCATGACGACCCTTGCCGCAATCGCCAATGTGCGGGCCGATATCGCGTTTTCATCGCCCTATGGCCTGAGCGCGGCGGATGGCGCGACCAGCATGCTCGTTGAAGAGGCCGAGATCGCGCGGGCTGTCTTTGCCAGCGCCACGCGCCGGATCCTTTTGGCAGACGGATCGAAACTGGGGCGCTGCGGGCGCATCTCTTTTGCATCGGCCGGTGAACCCGACCATATCATCATGGACGCCGCCGCGCAGGAACATCCCCATTTCACGCTGCTGCAGGAAAAAAGCGGGAACCGCATCATTTGCGCGGGTGCAGAAACGCCGCAGTGA
- a CDS encoding phospholipase D-like domain-containing protein encodes MSESPLLRPGETCWRVETAQRFAFVVDGADYFVSLRKALLQARHSIMLVGWDFDTRITFGDSGDGGPERLGDFILWLADRTPSLEIRLLRWDTGAFRAMLRGNTIFTILRWKAHPRITLKLDAKHPLAGSHHQKIVAIDDSIAFAGGIDLTMQRWDTRDHLDDDPRRVGPGGRPTDPWHDATSAFDGDAARAIGDLARARWLTATGESLEPCSQCHDCWPEGLATSFTKMRLGISRTIPKMDGQEPVHEIEAAWIDMIARAKRMIYAESQYFASRRIAHAIAERLAEADPPEIVIIMPHTAHGWLEPLAMDTARAKLVEALQRIDHHGRLRIWHPQTAGGQPIYVHAKVMVVDDQILRVGSSNFNNRSMRLDSECDVILSADEAGNADLKDEIAALRNDLLAEHLGVTPAEVAASLKATGSLIATVGALRGPGRSLVPYEVPDLSAIGAWLAENEILDPNGPDEMFESPSKRGIFKGWERLKSRFRRPKKGQR; translated from the coding sequence ATGTCCGAAAGCCCACTGCTGCGACCAGGTGAAACCTGCTGGAGGGTCGAGACCGCGCAGCGATTTGCCTTTGTCGTTGATGGCGCGGATTATTTCGTATCCCTGCGCAAGGCGCTTCTTCAGGCCCGGCATTCGATCATGCTGGTGGGCTGGGATTTCGACACCCGGATCACCTTTGGTGACAGCGGGGACGGGGGGCCCGAGCGGCTGGGGGATTTTATCCTCTGGCTGGCGGATCGGACGCCGTCGCTTGAGATCAGGCTGCTTCGCTGGGATACCGGTGCCTTCAGGGCGATGCTGCGCGGCAATACGATCTTCACCATTCTGCGCTGGAAGGCGCATCCCCGGATCACGCTGAAGCTTGATGCCAAGCATCCGCTGGCTGGATCGCATCACCAGAAGATCGTGGCGATCGACGACAGTATCGCCTTTGCGGGCGGCATTGATCTGACCATGCAGCGATGGGACACACGCGATCATCTTGATGATGATCCGCGCCGTGTCGGCCCGGGCGGACGGCCCACGGATCCCTGGCATGATGCGACCAGCGCCTTTGACGGGGACGCCGCGCGGGCCATCGGCGATCTGGCGCGGGCGCGCTGGCTGACTGCCACCGGGGAAAGCCTTGAACCCTGTTCGCAGTGTCACGACTGCTGGCCCGAAGGCCTGGCGACTTCATTCACAAAGATGCGGCTTGGTATTTCGCGGACCATCCCGAAGATGGACGGGCAGGAGCCGGTCCATGAGATCGAGGCCGCCTGGATCGATATGATCGCGCGGGCAAAGCGGATGATCTATGCCGAAAGCCAGTATTTCGCCTCGCGCAGGATCGCGCATGCCATTGCCGAACGGCTTGCAGAGGCGGACCCGCCGGAGATCGTTATCATCATGCCGCATACCGCCCATGGCTGGCTGGAACCGCTGGCGATGGACACTGCCCGCGCGAAGCTGGTCGAAGCGTTGCAGCGGATCGACCACCACGGCCGTCTGCGCATCTGGCATCCGCAGACCGCAGGCGGGCAGCCGATCTATGTCCATGCCAAGGTGATGGTTGTGGACGATCAGATCCTGCGGGTGGGATCTTCGAATTTCAACAACCGCTCGATGCGGCTCGACAGTGAATGCGATGTGATCCTCTCGGCGGATGAGGCGGGCAATGCGGATCTGAAGGATGAAATCGCGGCGCTGCGCAATGATCTGCTGGCCGAACATCTGGGCGTCACACCAGCAGAGGTTGCCGCCAGCCTGAAGGCGACCGGCTCGCTGATCGCCACGGTCGGGGCGCTGCGCGGACCAGGTCGCAGCCTCGTCCCGTATGAGGTTCCGGACCTCTCTGCCATCGGAGCATGGCTTGCCGAGAATGAGATCCTCGACCCGAACGGCCCGGACGAGATGTTCGAGAGCCCCTCAAAACGCGGGATCTTTAAAGGGTGGGAGCGGTTGAAAAGCCGCTTCCGCCGCCCGAAAAAGGGTCAGCGGTAG
- a CDS encoding TspO/MBR family protein: MLRPLLFVMPVVLAGLLIGWLNIPGAWYESLAKPGFNPPNQVFGPVWTVLYVLIGIVGWRVFDRIQDQPLRWLWALQLGLNFAWSPAFFGLQNIALALVIILALLATLIAFSLRARTREPVSALLFLPYIAWVAFASLLNIAIWRLN, translated from the coding sequence ATGCTGAGACCTCTTTTATTCGTCATGCCGGTGGTCCTGGCCGGGTTGTTGATTGGCTGGCTCAACATCCCCGGTGCCTGGTATGAGAGCCTCGCAAAGCCCGGCTTCAACCCACCAAACCAGGTTTTCGGCCCGGTCTGGACCGTTCTTTATGTTTTGATCGGCATCGTCGGCTGGAGGGTCTTTGACAGAATACAGGATCAGCCGCTCCGCTGGCTCTGGGCCCTGCAGCTGGGGCTGAACTTCGCCTGGTCGCCCGCCTTTTTCGGGCTGCAGAACATTGCGCTTGCATTGGTCATCATCCTTGCCCTGCTCGCAACGCTGATCGCCTTCAGTCTGAGAGCCAGGACGAGAGAGCCGGTCTCAGCCCTCCTGTTTCTGCCCTATATCGCCTGGGTCGCCTTTGCTTCACTGCTCAATATCGCGATCTGGCGCCTGAACTGA